The window gatgggttccgcttgtGTACAGCCATCTTTAAGTCAtagcacagattctcaattggattgaggtctgggcttcaaagacattttaaatgtttccccttaaaccaatcaagtgttgctttagcagtatgctttgggtcattgtcctgctggaaggtgaacctccatctcaGTCTCAAATCtgtggaagactgaaacaggtttacctcaataatttccctgtatttagtggcATCTATCATTCCTtctattctgaccagtttcccagtccctgacgatgaaaacatccccacagcatgacgctgccaccaccatgcttcactgtggggatatggttctcggggtgatgagaggtgttgggtttgtgccagacaaagcattttccttgatggccaaaaagctacatttcggtctcatctgaccagagtaccttcttccatatgtttggggagtctcccacatggcttttggcgaacaccaaacgtgtttgcttatttttctttttaagcaatggcttttgtctggccactcttctgtaaagcccagctctgtggagtgtgcggcttaaagtggtcctatggacagatactccaatctccgctgtggagctttgcagctccttcagggttatctttgggctctttgttgcctctctgattaatgccctccttgcctggtcagtgagttttggtgcacggccctctcttggcaggtttgttgtagtgccattttctttccattttttaaataatggctGATGtgagatgttcaaagtttcggatatttttttataacccaaccctgatctgtacttctccacaactttgtccctgaccagtTTGGAGAGCGCCTTGGTCTTCATGgtccacttgcttggtggtgccctttcttagtggtgttgcagactctggggcctttcagaacagatatatatatatatatatatatatatatatatatatatatatactgagatcatgtgacagatcatgtgacacctagattgcacacaggtggtctttatttaactaattatgtgacttctgaaggtaactggttgcaccagatcttatttaggggcttcatagcaaaggggtgaatacatatgcacgcaccacttttctgctTAAATTTttttagaatttaaaaaaaagattttttattttcacttcaccaatttggactattttgtgtatgtccattacatgaaatctacATGAAAATctgtttaaattacaggttgtaatgcaacaaaataggaaaaacacgaATGGGGATGAATACTTGTGCAAGGCAGTGTACCTGTCTGCGTGTGCTAAGATGGTGTTTGAATTATTCTTTTAGTGtttttacgtgtgtgtgtttgtgtgtctttgaGCTGCATGTGCTTGTGTGGCATTAGTCTTTCACTGTGAACGTGCAGCATTAGCACAGGTCTGATGGCCCACTGCTCTCTCTTCAGATGGGCGCCAGTGGGACTGTCACCTGCATGAGGAGATTGAGGGCTCCTGCAGCAAAGTGCAGTACAAAGAGAAGTACGGCTTCCTGCTTTTGGTCATGCACAAGAAGATCCCCTTTCACTCCTGGCCCTCCCTTAAGGTGAGTCTGCCTGCTGCCCTCCCTGcctccttgtctccttcctgtcGTTTAGCATTATGGTTCTTTCATTGAAAAGCATCAGCTGCCAACCTTAAATGTGCCTATTGCCTATCCCTTGCGACGGTTTCAACACAATTTCAAAATAAATGCGtacaaaaaaactattttgtcTCTTCTCCCTGTAGCAAACTAAAAAGGAGAAGGAGCCTGTGAACGTGCAAGCCAAGAACGGCAAAGAGCAGAAACCACCGCCTGTGGTAAAGCCAGAGAAATCTGTTTCTGAGTCGTCAGACAAGCCCAAACTGTCCACCCAGCCGTCTGCTCCGCCGGCACAGAGCGAACAGAGACGTGGCAAAGTTGAGCGAGGTGTCAAACGCACCATGAAGAACAAACCAGCAGCAGACAGACCAGAATCTGGGGTGAAGGCTGCAGAAGATGAGGAGACCAAGCCTCTCAGTAAAGGGGACCTGCTTCAGGAGCCTAGTGCCAAGCGCACCGTCTGTCCCTCCAAGGACCCTACTTCACAGACACCCAGGGATACACACCCCAAGTCCACAGCCAATGGGAAACCGCACACCCCTACTCCCACTGGCTGGGACCCCCAGATGTATACAGCTGGTGACAATCGTGCTGAGAGGCTAGGCAACGGCCATGAGTGTACAACACCCGAGATAGCTGTCAGCCACACACAGCAGGAGATGAAAGTTCAGGTTAGTCCCCGTTTCTCTAAACTGTAGCATCTCACCAGGCACCGAGTACTGTGTGGGTTCAAATGTGTTTGATTATCTGCTGCTCTCGATCTGATTTGTAAAGCCCATTCTTGTTTCAGCTGGAGAAGTCCCCAGAGTCTGATTTCAAGGCTCGGGCAGGAGAGGAACGCATACCGTCAGCCACTATGTCCAGTGCTGTGAGCAGCCACAAGGCTGAAGACTCCACAAATAGAACAGAGAGGCAAGGGGAGGCTGAGGCTGAGAGGACCGAATCCTCTACTTTAGTGAGAAAGTCCAAGGATGGGGCTGACCAGGCCACTCTAACACCAACCAGGCAGTCAGGATCAGGAGAGCCTGTGACTGCAACACCAAGCAAGCAGGCAGAGTTCACCAGCAgtacagaggaggagaagaaggaccAGTCTAAAGAGGAACCTCTGGAGATTAAGCAGCTGGAAGGTCAGTAGACTGGGGTCAAAAGGAAACTGGTATTTCACAAATATGATTGAAATGTGCTTTTTGTGACGTCATTCATTTGTCAGGATAGCTCTAGCCTGAAGATGACTATAGAACTGTGGTTTGTAAGTGAAATGGACAGATCAGTTGCAGTGAGGATAAATTCTGCACTGAGGTTTGAGGTCCGAAGTGATCTGAAACGTAGCCTGCCTGCGGCTATCTTTTAGCAGTTCCAGAGCCAATGGTGAACCTCAATTTTGTGAAGAACGACTCGTACGAGAAAGGCACAGACCTAATGGTGGTCAACGTTTACATGAAGAGCATCTGCAGAGAGACTGCCAGGGTGATCTTCAGGGAACAGGACTTCACCCTCCTCTTCCAGACCAGGTAACTTGGTCCTTCTGACTTTTCACCTCAGTGGCCTTTGCAAACTTAATGGGATTTTAGTGGCATTTCTGGTTTACTGAATTATCTTCCCTTTCTAACAGTGACGCAAATTTATTGCGCCTTCATGCGGACTGTGGAGCGAATACAGTTTTTAAGTGGCAAGTCAAACTCAGGTAAGACTTTTAAGTTGAATTTGGTGTGTGGAGTTTCTATTGATATGTGAATTGGGCCCTTGGCTCTCAATGAGATCATGACTTTCACAAGCGGTGATCCAATGTTGCAGGAACCTCATCCAGCCTGAGCAGTCTACATACTCCTTTACCCCGTCCCGGATAGACATCACTCTGAAGAAGAGACACAGCCAGCGCTGGGGGGGCCTAGAGGCCCCCGCTACACAAGGTCTTCCTGCTGCCTGGCTTCTACTGCACACTGCaaccactatacacacatctattaCACTAGCTACCACACAGTTTGAAATATAGCATCCCTTATAAACATTACACAAAGTTACTTTCACACACGTTTATTCACTGACTTGCAGTACTTTATGTTGTTACAAAATTACTTCCACACAAATGTATTCACTGACTTAATTTATATCACTGTTTGGAAAGCACACGGATACGTTTTCAGTTGAACCAATATTCTAGTAAAGCATTAAGGCTAATCCTGGTATGTCTTTAAAAATGTGAATTACATGGGAGGGTTGATACCAGGATTTGTGTGTGGACCTTGTGTGTATATGGGTATGTGTGCCATGCCTGACTGTGTGTTCATTAGGGTGATAGGCAGGCGTGTGGGTGTGTACACTCAAGACAGCACTTCCAGACAGGAATCTGAGCACTGAAACTAATCCAGTAACTCAATATGTGTGCCTCAGTCCCGTCTGCTGCTCTCCCAACCCAACGGGTCTCTGGGTGTCTTAGCCTAGGCACTGCAGTGTTGCTCTATGTCCTTAACTTCTAATATCTGTTGTTGGGCTGGCACTGGTATCTTTTGATATAGTTTACAATACTAGTAGGCCTAGATGCAGTTGGTGGTACTTGTACAAGTTGCTCTTATCTACACACAGCAAGCAGACAATATAATGTTTGTACTTCGATGAATGAATACTCATTCGGCCGTATGCAATTGTTCTTCTCTTGGTCCTGACAGTCGTTTGTCGTTGACCACAAGCTCCATCCCCCTCTGTTTAAGGTGCAGTGGGGGGCGCCAAGGTTGCTGTGCCCTCCGGGCCGTCATCTCAGACTAGTCAGCCGGGCAGCAGCCAGCACACCCTCCCTGCCAAGGAGGAGCCCCCCCGGGCAGAAGACGGAGGCCTGGACAATGTGTCCGCCCGTACCGTCTCAGACCATGCCCCTATCAAACAGGAGCCTGCAGTCACGGTGAGTTGGACAAGGACAAGATGGTGAGAGAATGGGCTAAAAAGGGAAactgtttgaagtgattgagGTGGTGATTTGGAAATGAGTAGGGGGAAGGAATTTGTTTTCTTTATCACGCTATCCTTTGAGCCTTGAAGGTTGGTATTTCATCCCTTTGTTTCTCGGCCTCTCCCCCTCAGCCCAAGCCCACGTGTATGGTCCAGCCCATGACCCACGCGCCTCCTGCTGGCAGCGAGCGcagtgttgaggaggaggaggaagagaaggtgtGTGTGCCAGGCTTCACAGGCCTGGTCAACCTGGGCAACACATGCTTCATGAACAGCGTCATCCAGTCTCTGTCCAACACCCGTGAACTCAGGGACTACTTTCATGGTCAGTCTTCCCTACTCTTCATTCTTTAAGTTGATCACATTTTACTTTTATGAAATACGTCTCTTGTAATGTGCATATGGAGCTAGTATCTGTTGCTGTAGATTGATATTAAACAATGAACTGTGTTCTCTTCCCCCTATGTGCAGACCGGGCGTTTGAAACTGAGATCAACTGTAATAACCCATTGGGGACGGGTGGTCGGCTGGCCATCGGGTTCGCTGTGTTGCTGCGGGCTCTGTGGAAGGGTACCCACCATGCTTTCCAGCCCTCCAAGTTAAAGGTGACAATCCACTCTTTTGAGAGTCCCATCTTTCACCCCCTCCTGTTATTTTAACCACCACACCATCATGCCTTCTACATGGATTAACACCGGCAGTATTCGGGTTTAGTACAGCCTCTCCCTTTAGTCTTCTCAACTTGATGTTTTATCTTTTATCCCCCAGGCGATCGTGGCCAGTAAGGCCAGCCAGTTCACAGGCTATGCCCAGCACGATGCCCAAGAGTTCATGGCCTTCCTCCTGGATGGTCTCCATGAGGACCTGAACCGCATCCAGAACAAGCCCTACACAGAGACGGTGGACTCAGACGGACGGCTGGACGAGGTGGGTGAAATAGAGGTTCGAGCAGCACCATTCGCATATCCACATTGATGACTGCTGTGTCACTGTTCCCTTGAGTTCAATTGTCCTGGAAAATGACATGATGGTGTGGTTGTGACGTAATAGGTGGTGGCGGAGGAGGCGTGGCAGAGGCACAAGATGAGGAACGATTCGTTCATTGTGGACCTCTTCCAGGGCCAGTACAAGTCCAAGCTTGTCTGCCCTATGTGCTCCAAGGTAAGAGACAGAGGAATTATTGCAATTCCCAAGCAACACTCACCTGTCTGAACATATCTAGGTGTTTGTATTGAAGTGTGTTTCGTATTGAGGCTGGAGATGGGATTTTTTTTGTTAGTCTTAGAATACATCACTCAAACGCACAGGGATGATACTATAGTACCTCTGTTGCTGCGACCGTCCACTCCTGAATACATACTGACTCTTGTTTTAGGAATGTCTGCTCCAAAGGCACCATGATAATGGCAGTTTCAATATGATGCAGATAATGAGAGACTTGGGGGGCCTAGCTGTCAGGCTGAGATGCAGGAAAACCTGATTTAATAATCGAGGAAATGGACCCATCAGAAGCATTTACTGtgtggatggctggctggctgtgtggcaGAGTGGAACTAACTTATTTCTTCAGTGGTGCGATAGGGAGAACTAAAACTCCGTAATCTGATTCACAGTGCTACTGTTCTGACCTGTATGTTTTGTCAaatgtctttctcctctccctctctcaaggTTTCCATAACTTTTGACCCCTTCCTCTACCTGCCCGTGCCCCTGCCTCAGAAGCAGAAGGTCCTCACCGTGTTCTACTTTGCTAAAGAGCCTCATAAGAAACCCATCAAGGTAAGATgagatgtttgttttgttcagatggtttcagtttattttattttacagatTTATTTAATTATTCTCTTTTTACTCTGATTCTCGTACCTTGTGTGTGTCAGTTCCTGGTGAGTGTGAGTAAAGAGAACTCGAGCACAGCCGAGGTCCTGGAGTCAATCTCTCGGAGTGTGAGGATCAAGGCAGAGAACCTGAGACTGGCAGAGGTGGTGAAGAGTCGCTTCCACAGGATTTTCCTCCCCTCCCACTCCCTGGACACGGTCTCCTCCTCAGACATGCTCTTCTGCTTCGAGGTGCTATCTAAAGAGCTGGCCAAGGAGAGGGTGGTGGTGCTCAGAGTCCAGCAGGTAAATGGAACCTTCAATTCCCTAGCCTTCCTATTTTAAGCCATACGGAACTATGACAGAAGTACCTAGTATCTGTGTTTTAGTcacatctgtgtgtctgtcccccCTCCAGAGGCCTCAGGTCCCCAGTATCCCCATCTCGAAGTGTGCTGCCTGCCTGAAGCCTCCCCTCTCAGAGGAGGAGAAGCTGAAACGCTGCACCCGCTGCTACCGCGTGGGCTACTGCAATCAGTGAGTCAACACACTAAATGTCAGCTGGCACTAATGTTGCGAGGCAATTGAGTTTCTCTACCAATAAAAACACAATGACACAGGATAACTATTTTACAACTATTTCCCTTTGTCTCCTAAATGATTCCTAACTCATGAAAAACCAAACTTTTTTCCTTCATGTTTCAGGGCTTGCCAGAAAAATCACTGGTCCAACCACAAGAGTCTGTGTCACCCCAACATGGAGAACGTGGGGCTTCCTTTCCTGGTCAGCGTCCCCGAGTCCAGACTCACCTACGCCCGTCTGTCCCAGCTGCTGGAAGGATACTCAAGGTACCACTGGGATCTCCCCAGTCGATGGATGATATGAATGCTGCTCTTTATGAAATCAAATATAGATGCCAATACTGGGGGTGTGACATTTAAATTAATTTGAGGTTAACCTGAACctgatttttttttgttttttttacaaatttaAAATCACAGTGCAGTTATCGCAAAATACCATTAACAGGTCCCGATTATCATCATATGTACATCGTAAGAAATGCCTAACACAACAATGCTGTATGTTAGTAGGAGAAGATATGCATCTTTCAAATGAGTTACCAGGGATAGAAAGCACGTCATCGTTGTTAATAGTTGCCAGGGATAGAAAGCGATCCGCATCGTTAAGTTGGAAGAAtggcagagagttagacagtgaAGCGACAGCATTGAAGTTCTGTATGgcaatacattgtagaataagacaaactatgaaataacacacatgcaatcatgtagtaaccaaaaaagtgttaaggcCAGTCACCATAGGCTAATAGGGATTTATTTTTCTTTATTCTCATCAGACTGAATCTTTACCAGTTGAAAGTATACACAAATACAATATATTATTGTATTACAAGTTTTATGCAAATGAGACAAACTGTCCTTAAATATGCACTAATTTGCTTATTATGGGAATCTGTTTTTAACACATTGCTTCAAGGCAGAATGCTTTTGTGATAAGACAATCAATGGTCAGGCTTTTACAGATCATTTTATCAAAATATTGTCATTTCATGGAATTATTTAAAAAACACTTCATGTATGACTGATGAATATTTTGCATATATTTACACAAAATgacacaatatattttttttaaagcctcGCAAAGTCtgcctacagtggggcaaaaaagtatttagtcagccaccaattgcactagttctcccacttaagatgagaggcctgtaattttcatcataggtacacttcaactatgacagacaaaaggagggaaaaaaatccagaaaatcacattgtaggatttttaatacatttatttgcaaattatggtggaaaataagtatttgttcaattacaaacaagcaagatttctggctctcacagacctgtaacttcttctttaagaggctcctctgtcctccactcgttacctgcattaatggcacctgtttgaacttgttattagtataaaagacacctgtccacaacctcaaacagtcacactccaaattccactatggccaagaccaaagagctgtcaaaggacaccagaaacaaaattgtagaccaacaccaggctgggaagactgaatctgcaataggtaagcagcttggtttgaagaaatcaactgtgggagcaattattaggaaatggaagacatacaagactgataatctcccttgacctggggctccatgcaagatctcaccctgtggggtcaaaatgatcacaagaacggtgagcaaatatCCCATAACCacgcggggggacctagtgaatgacctgcagagagctgtgaccaaagtaacaaagcctaccatcagtaacacattacgccgccagggactcaaatcctgcagtgccagacgtgtccccctgcttaagccagcacatgtccaggcccgtctgaagtttgctagagagcatttggatgatccagaagaagattgggagaatgtcatatggtcagataaaacctttttggtaaaaactcaactcgttgtgtttggaggacaaagaatgctgagttgcatccaaagaacaccatacctactgtgaagcatgggggtggaaacatcatgctttggggctgtttttctgcaaagggaccaggacgactgatccgtttaaaggaaagaatgaatgggaccatgtatcgtgagattttgagtgaaaacctccttccatcagcaagggcattgaagatgaaatgtggctgggtctttcagcatgacaatgatcccaaacacaccgcccgggcaatgaaggagtggcttcgtaagaagcatttcaaggtcctggagtggcctagccagtctccagatctcaaccctatagaaaatctttggagggagttgaaagtccgtgttgtccagcaacagccccaaaacatcactgctctagaagagatctgcatggaggaatgggccaaaataccagcaacagtgtgtgaaagacttacagaaaacgtttgacctctgtcattgccaacaaagggtatataacaaagtattgagaaacttttttattattgaccaaatacttattttccaccataatttgcaaataaatgcattaaaaatcctacaatgtgattttctggattttttttctcattttgtctgtcatagttgaagtgtacttatgatgaaaattacaggtctcatctttttaagtgggagaacttgcacaattggtggctgactaaatacttttttgccccactgtataagacCTAAGAACCTGTGTGTGGAATAATGGGAATGTACGTCCAATAAAGATAGGCTAATACAATTCAAATGTACTTTACATAAATATGTCACATTTAATTAAACTCTTATTCATAGATCTTATTCATTCTTATTCACTTCTAAACTGACAAATAAACATCAAATATACCTTTTACAAATACATTGGCACGTTTAATACATTTGTTTCAATCAATAGAGCATATGCTTTGAATGTTGGGCAAATATGAAGTTTTGGGCAAATTCTCATCACTTTGCTCAATTTGTCACATACAAGGATTTTGTATGGCTGTTGAAATGTGCAGAACATTAATTATCTATGCCTGCCCCATATGTAAGGCCCAATGAGTTGTTGCTGGTGACGCTTTACTTGCTTGACTGAGTCATGGGACCTGTTCCTACGCTTGGCACACTCCATTGAAGCAGCATTGGCTCTCACAACTCCTCTCTGATTGCTCCAGTGTCACCAAAGTGCTGTCAATGCACACTTTTATTCATTGCATTTGTTATAGCAGTGACTCCCTCATTGAATGTGGCTACTGCCGTACTGGCTGCTCTGTCATTGCGGGTTTTGCCCACAAAGACAGTTTTGGGGCATCGCGACCATATTACAGAGTTCAGACGTTCATTTACATTCTGGGTTCCTCAATGCTACATTCATTTGAGGACGTTATGATTTGACATCCTATGATATACAGGGACCATTTTCTGTGCAACATCTATAAAAAAAATGGATGGATACGAATGTTTTTGTGATAGGGTGTATATTCACCGTTTTCCATGGCTCGCTGGTACCAGCACCAATGCACAGACCTATCCCGTAGTTGTAAGTGAATCCTCTCTTGTGCCAAGTGCCATCAAAGGATACATTTAATGTCTATGATGGCATTGTCATCCTCCTTCAGCAACTCtgcaattttttttaatgtatttttttatttaaccttttatttaactaggcaagtcagttaagaacaaattcttatttacaatggtagCCTAgaaatagtgggttaactgccttgttcaac of the Oncorhynchus kisutch isolate 150728-3 linkage group LG17, Okis_V2, whole genome shotgun sequence genome contains:
- the usp19 gene encoding ubiquitin carboxyl-terminal hydrolase 19 isoform X12, with protein sequence MTKDVFVDWKQNANEVTVRLRCGEGVQSVEDVTTTFTDTDCQACFPDGRQWDCHLHEEIEGSCSKVQYKEKYGFLLLVMHKKIPFHSWPSLKQTKKEKEPVNVQAKNGKEQKPPPVVKPEKSVSESSDKPKLSTQPSAPPAQSEQRRGKVERGVKRTMKNKPAADRPESGVKAAEDEETKPLSKGDLLQEPSAKRTVCPSKDPTSQTPRDTHPKSTANGKPHTPTPTGWDPQMYTAGDNRAERLGNGHECTTPEIAVSHTQQEMKVQLEKSPESDFKARAGEERIPSATMSSAVSSHKAEDSTNRTERQGEAEAERTESSTLVRKSKDGADQATLTPTRQSGSGEPVTATPSKQAEFTSSTEEEKKDQSKEEPLEIKQLEAVPEPMVNLNFVKNDSYEKGTDLMVVNVYMKSICRETARVIFREQDFTLLFQTSDANLLRLHADCGANTVFKWQVKLRNLIQPEQSTYSFTPSRIDITLKKRHSQRWGGLEAPATQGAVGGAKVAVPSGPSSQTSQPGSSQHTLPAKEEPPRAEDGGLDNVSARTVSDHAPIKQEPAVTPKPTCMVQPMTHAPPAGSERSVEEEEEEKVCVPGFTGLVNLGNTCFMNSVIQSLSNTRELRDYFHDRAFETEINCNNPLGTGGRLAIGFAVLLRALWKGTHHAFQPSKLKAIVASKASQFTGYAQHDAQEFMAFLLDGLHEDLNRIQNKPYTETVDSDGRLDEVGEIEVVAEEAWQRHKMRNDSFIVDLFQGQYKSKLVCPMCSKVSITFDPFLYLPVPLPQKQKVLTVFYFAKEPHKKPIKFLVSVSKENSSTAEVLESISRSVRIKAENLRLAEVVKSRFHRIFLPSHSLDTVSSSDMLFCFEVLSKELAKERVVVLRVQQRPQVPSIPISKCAACLKPPLSEEEKLKRCTRCYRVGYCNQACQKNHWSNHKSLCHPNMENVGLPFLVSVPESRLTYARLSQLLEGYSRYSVNVFQPPFQSGRTSPEGTQCRVDLPPPAETPDGVGPGDEARGGGVGDSDQESPFLVPESPLETAQASAHPAGDTDALSTRTIDSGFSEPSSCSQDPEGEKETSCEKAVRPEGKAAVTGYQQPSESASSHASQFYISILDSNSKEQKLEEREEAVLDLPDESTLALVWKNNERLKEYVLVRSKELDFKEDPGSVSETARAGHFTLEQCLNLFTRPEVLAPEEAWYCPKCQQHREASKQLLLWRLPNVLIIQLKRFSFRSFIWRDKINDMVDFPVRNLDLSKFCIGQKDDMQQPPIYDLYAVINHYGGMIGGHYTAYARLPSAQNSQRSDVGWRLFDDSTVTTVEENQVVTRYAYVLFYRRRNSPVERPPRFLGPLGVESPTAAGATASQASLIWQELEEEEEGLEEGPRGLFRTSLGRRAARRREEEGVEGQVRRRRQRISDYSDDDCVRYLVLGTLAALLALFLDLIYPLLY
- the usp19 gene encoding ubiquitin carboxyl-terminal hydrolase 19 isoform X7 encodes the protein MASSTESGRRNGGQRSADDTTSKKKQKDRANQESREAKRAAAAGDNAEHKKDVFVDWKQNANEVTVRLRCGEGVQSVEDVTTTFTDTDCQACFPDGRQWDCHLHEEIEGSCSKVQYKEKYGFLLLVMHKKIPFHSWPSLKQTKKEKEPVNVQAKNGKEQKPPPVVKPEKSVSESSDKPKLSTQPSAPPAQSEQRRGKVERGVKRTMKNKPAADRPESGVKAAEDEETKPLSKGDLLQEPSAKRTVCPSKDPTSQTPRDTHPKSTANGKPHTPTPTGWDPQMYTAGDNRAERLGNGHECTTPEIAVSHTQQEMKVQLEKSPESDFKARAGEERIPSATMSSAVSSHKAEDSTNRTERQGEAEAERTESSTLVRKSKDGADQATLTPTRQSGSGEPVTATPSKQAEFTSSTEEEKKDQSKEEPLEIKQLEAVPEPMVNLNFVKNDSYEKGTDLMVVNVYMKSICRETARVIFREQDFTLLFQTSDANLLRLHADCGANTVFKWQVKLRNLIQPEQSTYSFTPSRIDITLKKRHSQRWGGLEAPATQGAVGGAKVAVPSGPSSQTSQPGSSQHTLPAKEEPPRAEDGGLDNVSARTVSDHAPIKQEPAVTPKPTCMVQPMTHAPPAGSERSVEEEEEEKVCVPGFTGLVNLGNTCFMNSVIQSLSNTRELRDYFHDRAFETEINCNNPLGTGGRLAIGFAVLLRALWKGTHHAFQPSKLKAIVASKASQFTGYAQHDAQEFMAFLLDGLHEDLNRIQNKPYTETVDSDGRLDEVGEIEVVAEEAWQRHKMRNDSFIVDLFQGQYKSKLVCPMCSKVSITFDPFLYLPVPLPQKQKVLTVFYFAKEPHKKPIKFLVSVSKENSSTAEVLESISRSVRIKAENLRLAEVVKSRFHRIFLPSHSLDTVSSSDMLFCFEVLSKELAKERVVVLRVQQRPQVPSIPISKCAACLKPPLSEEEKLKRCTRCYRVGYCNQACQKNHWSNHKSLCHPNMENVGLPFLVSVPESRLTYARLSQLLEGYSRYSVNVFQPPFQSGRTSPEGTQCRVDLPPPAETPDGVGPGDEARGGGVGDSDQESPFLVPESPLETAQASAHPAGDTDALSTRTIDSGFSEPSSCSQDPEGEKETSCEKAVRPEGKAAVTGYQQPSESASSHASQFYISILDSNSKEQKLEEREEAVLDLPDESTLALVWKNNERLKEYVLVRSKELDFKEDPGSVSETARAGHFTLEQCLNLFTRPEVLAPEEAWYCPKCQQHREASKQLLLWRLPNVLIIQLKRFSFRSFIWRDKINDMVDFPVRNLDLSKFCIGQKDDMQQPPIYDLYAVINHYGGMIGGHYTAYARLPSAQNSQRSDVGWRLFDDSTVTTVEENQVVTRYAYVLFYRRRNSPVERPPRFLGPLGVESPTAAGATASQASSQALFGTDLDPEGPPPLTPEVTSELFAHSGECATPSYSNMEEVD
- the usp19 gene encoding ubiquitin carboxyl-terminal hydrolase 19 isoform X5 is translated as MASSTESGRRNGGQRSADDTTSKKKQKDRANQESREAKRAAAAGDNAEHKKDVFVDWKQNANEVTVRLRCGEGVQSVEDVTTTFTDTDCQACFPDGRQWDCHLHEEIEGSCSKVQYKEKYGFLLLVMHKKIPFHSWPSLKQTKKEKEPVNVQAKNGKEQKPPPVVKPEKSVSESSDKPKLSTQPSAPPAQSEQRRGKVERGVKRTMKNKPAADRPESGVKAAEDEETKPLSKGDLLQEPSAKRTVCPSKDPTSQTPRDTHPKSTANGKPHTPTPTGWDPQMYTAGDNRAERLGNGHECTTPEIAVSHTQQEMKVQLEKSPESDFKARAGEERIPSATMSSAVSSHKAEDSTNRTERQGEAEAERTESSTLVRKSKDGADQATLTPTRQSGSGEPVTATPSKQAEFTSSTEEEKKDQSKEEPLEIKQLEAVPEPMVNLNFVKNDSYEKGTDLMVVNVYMKSICRETARVIFREQDFTLLFQTSDANLLRLHADCGANTVFKWQVKLRNLIQPEQSTYSFTPSRIDITLKKRHSQRWGGLEAPATQGAVGGAKVAVPSGPSSQTSQPGSSQHTLPAKEEPPRAEDGGLDNVSARTVSDHAPIKQEPAVTPKPTCMVQPMTHAPPAGSERSVEEEEEEKVCVPGFTGLVNLGNTCFMNSVIQSLSNTRELRDYFHDRAFETEINCNNPLGTGGRLAIGFAVLLRALWKGTHHAFQPSKLKAIVASKASQFTGYAQHDAQEFMAFLLDGLHEDLNRIQNKPYTETVDSDGRLDEVVAEEAWQRHKMRNDSFIVDLFQGQYKSKLVCPMCSKVSITFDPFLYLPVPLPQKQKVLTVFYFAKEPHKKPIKFLVSVSKENSSTAEVLESISRSVRIKAENLRLAEVVKSRFHRIFLPSHSLDTVSSSDMLFCFEVLSKELAKERVVVLRVQQRPQVPSIPISKCAACLKPPLSEEEKLKRCTRCYRVGYCNQACQKNHWSNHKSLCHPNMENVGLPFLVSVPESRLTYARLSQLLEGYSRYSVNVFQPPFQSGRTSPEGTQCRVDLPPPAETPDGVGPGDEARGGGVGDSDQESPFLVPESPLETAQASAHPAGDTDALSTRTIDSGFSEPSSCSQDPEGEKETSCEKAVRPEGKAAVTGYQQPSESASSHASQFYISILDSNSKEQKLEEREEAVLDLPDESTLALVWKNNERLKEYVLVRSKELDFKEDPGSVSETARAGHFTLEQCLNLFTRPEVLAPEEAWYCPKCQQHREASKQLLLWRLPNVLIIQLKRFSFRSFIWRDKINDMVDFPVRNLDLSKFCIGQKDDMQQPPIYDLYAVINHYGGMIGGHYTAYARLPSAQNSQRSDVGWRLFDDSTVTTVEENQVVTRYAYVLFYRRRNSPVERPPRFLGPLGVESPTAAGATASQASLIWQELEEEEEGLEEGPRGLFRTSLGRRAARRREEEGVEGQVRRRRQRISDYSDDDCVRYLVLGTLAALLALFLDLIYPLLY